One region of Demequina sp. TMPB413 genomic DNA includes:
- the istB gene encoding IS21-like element helper ATPase IstB, giving the protein MNTPLTTASTLTATTAATPASVFQQLRGHLTELKLDDAADALPRVLDQAQAEGWSLTHTLERLLAIEVTATDARRLAGRFRFANLPTGATLADFDLDAASGIDSNLLTELGTCRYLDTATNVLLIGPPGVGKTHIATGLGHAAVTAGYRTYFTSAADLAARCHRAAIEGKWGTMMRFFAGPTLLVIDELGYLPLPAEAASALFQVINQRYLKTSIVITTNRPVGAWGEILGDTTVAAAMLDRLLHRSVVVTLDGGSYRLRNHAAAADELRRVTTGTNFR; this is encoded by the coding sequence ATGAACACACCACTCACCACCGCTTCCACCCTGACGGCGACGACGGCCGCGACGCCGGCGAGCGTGTTTCAGCAACTACGCGGCCACCTCACCGAACTGAAACTCGACGACGCCGCCGACGCCCTGCCCCGCGTCCTGGACCAAGCCCAAGCCGAGGGCTGGTCGCTGACTCACACCCTCGAGCGCCTGCTCGCCATCGAGGTCACCGCGACCGACGCCAGACGCCTGGCCGGCCGGTTCCGCTTCGCGAACCTACCCACCGGTGCGACCCTTGCCGACTTCGACCTCGACGCCGCCTCCGGCATCGACAGCAACCTCCTGACCGAGCTTGGCACCTGCCGCTACCTCGACACCGCAACCAACGTGCTCCTGATCGGCCCTCCCGGAGTCGGGAAAACCCACATCGCGACCGGCCTCGGCCATGCGGCTGTGACGGCCGGTTATCGCACCTACTTCACCTCCGCCGCCGACCTCGCCGCCCGCTGCCACCGCGCCGCGATCGAGGGCAAATGGGGCACCATGATGCGGTTCTTCGCCGGACCCACACTGCTCGTGATCGACGAGCTGGGCTACCTGCCGTTGCCCGCCGAGGCCGCGTCAGCACTGTTCCAGGTCATCAACCAGCGTTACCTGAAAACGTCGATCGTGATCACCACGAACCGGCCCGTCGGCGCCTGGGGCGAGATCCTCGGCGACACCACCGTCGCCGCCGCGATGCTCGACCGACTCCTACACCGATCCGTCGTCGTCACCCTCGACGGAGGCTCCTACCGGCTCCGCAACCACGCCGCCGCAGCCGACGAACTACGCCGCGTCACAACCGGCACAAACTTCCGCTAA
- a CDS encoding multicopper oxidase domain-containing protein: MTLTPPASPPPADATVGAPIVPAPVIPRRAQALIAVLAVGVITFGAMVLADPARTEAATAPGLAAAVEPTGNTTEVTVGVDGMSFTPDTIEVPAGDRLLITFDNTGDQRHDLVLANGTETGSIAPGDTAVLDAGVIGSSMEGWCSLAGHRAMGMELDVVALGAAGASDDAGTTDDAAAAPRDMPGMMSGDGSTGPEVAAPSMVDLLAAAKDAEPMPAELQPLTDETLREYTFTVTESTETVADGVTRAIWTYNGTSPGPTLHGRVGDTFRITLVNAGTMGHSIDFHAGELAPDGPMRTIEPGESLVYEFTAGRAGIWMYHCGTMPMTQHIANGMFGAVVIEPDGLEPVDRQYVLIQSEMYLGSEGGTTSPTKAAAVQPDVVAFNGRAFQYAAHPLTAVAGERVRMWVLDAGPNADLSFHVVGTQFDTVWNEGSYSVYRGASTDGITQGVTGAQVLPLLAAQGGFVEFVPPEAGHYAIVNHKMSLAEKGAKGVLEVTAAP; the protein is encoded by the coding sequence GTGACCCTCACGCCACCCGCGTCTCCCCCACCAGCCGACGCCACCGTCGGCGCCCCCATCGTGCCTGCGCCCGTCATCCCCAGGCGGGCGCAGGCACTCATCGCGGTGCTCGCCGTGGGCGTCATCACGTTCGGCGCCATGGTGCTGGCCGACCCCGCCCGCACGGAGGCCGCCACCGCGCCTGGGCTGGCTGCCGCCGTCGAGCCCACCGGCAACACCACCGAGGTCACCGTTGGCGTCGACGGCATGTCCTTCACCCCCGACACCATCGAGGTGCCCGCGGGCGACCGCCTGCTCATCACCTTCGACAACACCGGCGACCAGCGCCACGACCTGGTGCTCGCGAACGGCACCGAGACCGGCTCCATCGCGCCGGGCGACACGGCCGTGCTTGATGCCGGCGTGATCGGCTCCAGCATGGAGGGCTGGTGCTCGCTCGCCGGGCATCGCGCCATGGGCATGGAGCTTGACGTCGTCGCTTTGGGTGCCGCTGGCGCTTCGGACGACGCTGGGACAACGGACGACGCCGCGGCCGCGCCGCGCGATATGCCAGGCATGATGTCCGGTGATGGCTCGACGGGGCCTGAAGTCGCTGCACCGTCGATGGTGGACCTGCTGGCCGCCGCCAAGGACGCCGAGCCCATGCCAGCCGAACTCCAGCCCCTCACCGACGAGACCCTCCGCGAGTACACCTTCACCGTCACCGAGTCCACGGAGACGGTCGCGGACGGTGTGACGCGCGCGATCTGGACCTACAACGGCACGTCGCCGGGCCCCACCCTGCACGGACGCGTCGGCGACACCTTCCGCATCACCTTGGTGAACGCGGGCACGATGGGCCACTCGATCGACTTCCACGCGGGCGAGTTGGCTCCGGACGGCCCGATGCGCACCATCGAACCTGGCGAATCGCTCGTGTATGAGTTCACGGCCGGGCGCGCGGGCATCTGGATGTATCACTGCGGCACCATGCCGATGACGCAGCACATCGCGAACGGCATGTTCGGCGCCGTGGTGATCGAGCCCGACGGCCTGGAGCCGGTGGACCGCCAATACGTGCTGATCCAGTCGGAGATGTACCTGGGAAGCGAGGGCGGCACCACGTCCCCCACCAAGGCCGCCGCGGTGCAGCCCGACGTGGTCGCGTTCAACGGGCGGGCGTTCCAGTACGCGGCTCACCCGCTGACGGCCGTCGCCGGCGAGCGGGTGCGCATGTGGGTGCTCGATGCGGGCCCCAACGCGGACCTCTCATTCCACGTGGTGGGCACCCAGTTCGACACGGTGTGGAACGAGGGCTCCTACTCCGTCTATCGCGGCGCCTCGACCGACGGGATCACGCAGGGCGTGACCGGCGCCCAGGTGCTGCCGCTGCTCGCGGCGCAGGGCGGCTTCGTGGAGTTCGTGCCGCCGGAGGCCGGGCACTACGCGATCGTGAACCACAAGATGAGCCTGGCGGAGAAGGGCGCTAAGGGCGTGCTTGAGGTCACGGCGGCGCCGTGA
- a CDS encoding IS21 family transposase codes for MLSEEDDVDIHALKRQGMTISEIARRTDHDRKTIRAYLAGQRTPGVRHRAAPDLFDAFIAYVTARLSEDPHLWAVTLLDELVPLGFEGSYQTLTRQIRDRSLRPACTACAHVTKRPNAIIVHPPGEETQFDWVELPDAPADWAFPTKRAYVLVGSLAHSGVWRAVISPSMDLPHLLAAMTVLLGLLGGVTKTWRFDRMSTVLKAGTSDLTPMFAAFSKHHAVSVVACRPRSGNRKGVVEKNNHTAAQRWWRNLADDVTLEQAQQRLTAFAQGQDGRRREGRDGSTTAAVMFAAERLSPLPPMLFPVVVTEERTATRQALIDWRGNRYSVPPELAAARVIVHQRLGAATIDIGTISGVVLARHQVAEPGLGVTIRDSRHVTALETIALAAAPPGRPHRKKERIPPGTAARRAAMALTSATEPTTVISLAAYETAAKNRNTLQ; via the coding sequence ATGCTTTCAGAGGAGGACGACGTGGACATCCACGCGCTCAAACGCCAGGGGATGACGATCAGTGAGATCGCCCGGCGCACCGATCACGACCGCAAGACAATCCGCGCCTATCTGGCTGGCCAACGCACCCCAGGAGTGCGTCACCGTGCCGCCCCGGATCTGTTCGACGCGTTCATCGCCTACGTCACCGCCCGTCTGAGCGAGGACCCGCATCTGTGGGCGGTGACGCTGCTGGACGAGCTCGTGCCACTGGGCTTCGAAGGGTCGTATCAGACCTTGACTCGCCAGATCCGGGACCGGAGTTTGCGGCCGGCCTGCACGGCCTGCGCGCATGTGACCAAGCGGCCCAACGCGATCATCGTCCACCCGCCGGGTGAGGAGACGCAGTTCGACTGGGTCGAGTTGCCCGACGCCCCGGCCGACTGGGCGTTCCCAACCAAACGCGCCTACGTCCTCGTGGGTTCGCTCGCGCACTCGGGGGTTTGGCGGGCGGTGATCTCCCCGTCGATGGACCTGCCCCACCTGCTGGCCGCGATGACGGTGCTGCTGGGCCTGCTGGGCGGCGTGACGAAGACGTGGCGGTTCGACCGGATGAGCACCGTGCTGAAGGCGGGGACGAGTGATCTGACACCAATGTTCGCCGCGTTCTCCAAGCACCACGCGGTCAGCGTCGTCGCTTGCCGGCCCCGGTCGGGCAACCGCAAGGGCGTGGTCGAGAAGAACAACCACACCGCCGCCCAGCGTTGGTGGCGCAACCTTGCGGACGATGTCACCCTTGAGCAAGCGCAGCAACGCCTGACCGCGTTCGCCCAAGGGCAGGACGGTCGACGCCGTGAGGGACGCGACGGGTCCACGACGGCCGCAGTCATGTTCGCTGCGGAACGGCTGAGCCCGTTGCCACCGATGCTGTTCCCGGTGGTGGTGACCGAGGAGCGCACCGCGACACGGCAGGCGCTGATCGATTGGCGCGGGAACCGGTACTCGGTCCCGCCGGAACTGGCTGCGGCCCGCGTCATCGTCCATCAACGCCTCGGTGCGGCCACCATCGATATCGGGACCATCTCCGGCGTGGTGCTGGCACGGCACCAGGTTGCCGAGCCGGGGCTGGGGGTCACGATCCGCGACAGCAGACACGTCACCGCCCTGGAGACCATCGCCCTGGCCGCTGCGCCTCCAGGCCGCCCGCACCGGAAGAAGGAACGCATCCCACCGGGCACCGCGGCCCGCCGCGCCGCCATGGCGCTCACTAGCGCCACCGAACCCACCACCGTGATCAGCCTGGCCGCCTACGAGACGGCCGCGAAGAACAGGAACACCCTCCAATGA
- a CDS encoding metalloregulator ArsR/SmtB family transcription factor, producing the protein MRIDEDARPGAGRVLAAMRDAGAGVTAAELGSRLGLHVTTVRFHLDRLAADGLVAGHAIPSRGRGRPRMVYQAVRVPDARAGMLAALADAAAGDGAVAERAQRAGERWAEGLDVEGLDPVAALAAVFTELGFAPASIEGGLALQACPFLEDARRHPEVVCGVHRGLAVGIARRAGASVELRPFQGDICRLAIA; encoded by the coding sequence ATGAGGATCGATGAGGACGCACGTCCCGGCGCTGGGCGGGTGCTCGCGGCGATGCGCGACGCGGGTGCTGGGGTGACGGCCGCCGAGCTTGGCTCGCGCCTCGGTCTGCACGTCACCACGGTGCGGTTTCACCTGGACCGGTTGGCGGCCGACGGTCTTGTTGCGGGCCATGCCATTCCTTCCAGGGGCCGCGGCCGGCCGCGCATGGTCTACCAGGCGGTTCGCGTGCCCGACGCTCGGGCGGGGATGCTCGCGGCGCTTGCCGACGCTGCTGCTGGGGATGGTGCGGTGGCGGAGCGCGCGCAACGCGCGGGGGAGCGGTGGGCGGAGGGTCTGGATGTTGAAGGTCTCGATCCAGTGGCCGCACTCGCGGCGGTGTTCACGGAACTGGGATTCGCGCCCGCGTCGATTGAAGGCGGTCTCGCGCTCCAGGCGTGTCCGTTCCTCGAGGACGCGCGCCGCCACCCGGAGGTGGTGTGCGGGGTGCACAGGGGGCTGGCGGTGGGAATTGCGCGGCGAGCGGGCGCGTCAGTGGAACTCAGACCGTTCCAGGGCGATATTTGCAGACTTGCGATTGCCTAG
- a CDS encoding type II toxin-antitoxin system RelE/ParE family toxin, which produces MIKSFQHKGLRMLFEKGSHAGVQPHHAKRLRLQLAALDTAQAVEDMDIPGFGLHPLKGAMANRWSVMVSGNWRLTFEFRDGNAYVLDYEDYH; this is translated from the coding sequence GTGATCAAGTCCTTCCAACACAAGGGCTTGCGCATGCTCTTCGAGAAAGGGAGCCACGCCGGCGTCCAACCTCACCATGCGAAGCGACTACGTCTGCAGCTCGCGGCGCTCGACACCGCGCAAGCTGTGGAGGATATGGACATCCCCGGCTTTGGACTCCACCCCCTGAAGGGCGCGATGGCTAACCGCTGGTCAGTAATGGTCAGCGGGAACTGGAGACTGACGTTCGAGTTCCGCGATGGGAACGCGTACGTCCTGGACTACGAGGACTACCACTGA
- a CDS encoding AraC family transcriptional regulator — MIAELNRMVDAIEDRLEEDIDVPSIASSLGTTEYHLRRMFSSLAGMPLSEYVRRRRMTVAAAGITAGDHMLGIAVRFGYGSEEAFGRAFRAVHGVRPADARRNGGPLLSQPKIRFRLTVEGSNTMETRIVEHPAFRLVGHAARVPLVHRGVNPHIQAHVAALPAAEHQRLKALGDTEPVGLLQVSADVDPDYTEGSELTYLHGVALDADTAVPEDLDAIEVPEGSWAVFRTSGPYPDALQETWAATASDWFPSNPWRLRPGPSIVSVLERADDFSTATTELWMPVERQ, encoded by the coding sequence ATGATCGCCGAACTCAATCGCATGGTCGATGCTATCGAGGACCGCCTCGAAGAAGACATCGATGTGCCCTCGATCGCAAGCAGTTTGGGGACCACGGAGTACCACCTGCGCCGCATGTTCTCGTCGCTGGCGGGCATGCCGTTGTCGGAGTATGTCAGGAGACGACGGATGACAGTGGCGGCGGCAGGCATCACCGCGGGCGACCACATGCTCGGAATCGCTGTCCGGTTCGGATATGGCTCTGAAGAGGCGTTCGGAAGGGCATTCCGCGCTGTGCACGGCGTCAGGCCCGCTGACGCGCGACGCAACGGTGGCCCCCTCCTGTCACAACCGAAGATCAGGTTTCGCCTGACAGTTGAAGGGAGCAACACCATGGAAACGCGCATCGTCGAACACCCTGCATTCCGCCTTGTCGGCCACGCGGCACGTGTGCCACTCGTCCACAGGGGCGTGAACCCACACATCCAGGCGCACGTCGCGGCGTTGCCTGCAGCGGAGCACCAGCGCCTTAAGGCGCTGGGGGATACCGAGCCGGTTGGCTTGCTTCAGGTCAGTGCCGACGTCGATCCCGACTACACCGAGGGCAGTGAACTCACGTACCTGCACGGCGTGGCCCTCGACGCGGATACCGCCGTTCCCGAGGACCTCGACGCGATCGAAGTACCGGAAGGTTCCTGGGCAGTGTTTCGCACCTCGGGCCCCTATCCGGACGCGTTGCAGGAGACGTGGGCCGCCACTGCCAGCGACTGGTTCCCCTCGAATCCGTGGCGGCTGCGACCCGGCCCGTCAATCGTGTCGGTCCTGGAACGCGCCGATGACTTCAGCACGGCAACCACAGAACTGTGGATGCCCGTCGAACGTCAGTAG
- a CDS encoding HigA family addiction module antitoxin codes for MDALTPMHNPPHPGEFITGVYLEPFGVTGRALAKHLGVAPSTLSRVLNGSNRVSPEMALRLSKALGRSAESWLAMQDAHDLWVARQSLDLERIEPLGLGAA; via the coding sequence ATGGATGCGCTGACTCCGATGCACAATCCCCCGCACCCGGGCGAGTTCATCACCGGTGTCTACCTCGAGCCCTTTGGTGTTACCGGACGGGCGCTCGCAAAGCACCTCGGCGTCGCGCCGTCGACGCTGAGCCGCGTCCTCAACGGCAGCAACCGAGTGAGCCCAGAGATGGCGCTCCGCCTGTCGAAGGCGCTCGGCCGCAGCGCCGAAAGTTGGTTGGCGATGCAGGACGCGCACGACCTGTGGGTCGCTCGCCAGAGCCTCGACCTGGAACGCATCGAGCCGCTGGGCCTAGGGGCCGCATAG
- the moaA gene encoding GTP 3',8-cyclase MoaA — protein MTELVDRYGRVHRDLRISLTDRCSLRCTYCMPAEGVPWLKGPTLLSTEELVRLASVAVGLGVREVRLTGGEPLLRPDVVDVVRALAAIETPDGPLDLSLTTNALRLPALAAPLRDAGLDRVNISIDTLQRARFIDLTRRDRLADTLAGIEAARVVGFSPIKLNALIMRGVNDDEVADLVSFAVERGLEMRFIEHMPLDGGHTWRREEMVTAEEILAAVATRFTLEPLGHDGSAPAEKFRIKGTDATVGVIASVTRKFCDRCDRVRLTADGQFRNCLFSHEESDLRTLMRDGADDDRLAEAMIACVARKLPGHGIDDPSFVQPSRPMSAIGG, from the coding sequence ATGACTGAACTTGTTGACCGCTACGGGCGCGTGCACCGGGATCTGCGGATCTCGCTGACGGACCGCTGCTCGCTGCGCTGTACGTACTGCATGCCGGCGGAGGGCGTGCCGTGGCTCAAGGGGCCCACGCTGCTGAGTACGGAGGAGCTGGTCCGCCTGGCCAGCGTGGCCGTGGGGCTGGGCGTGCGCGAGGTGCGGCTCACGGGCGGCGAGCCGCTGCTGCGGCCCGACGTGGTGGACGTGGTGCGTGCGCTGGCCGCCATCGAGACCCCTGATGGGCCGCTGGACCTGTCGCTCACCACGAACGCGCTGCGCCTTCCGGCGTTGGCGGCGCCGCTGCGTGATGCGGGGCTGGACCGCGTCAACATCTCGATCGACACGCTGCAGCGGGCGCGGTTCATCGACCTGACGCGCCGCGACCGACTCGCGGACACGCTGGCGGGCATCGAGGCGGCCAGGGTGGTGGGCTTCTCCCCCATCAAGCTCAACGCGCTCATCATGCGCGGAGTCAATGACGACGAGGTCGCTGACCTGGTCTCCTTTGCTGTGGAACGCGGGCTTGAGATGCGGTTCATCGAGCACATGCCGCTGGACGGCGGGCACACGTGGCGGCGCGAGGAGATGGTGACGGCGGAGGAGATCCTTGCCGCTGTTGCGACGCGGTTCACGCTGGAGCCGCTGGGTCACGACGGCTCCGCGCCTGCGGAGAAGTTCCGCATCAAGGGGACGGACGCCACCGTCGGCGTGATCGCCTCGGTGACGCGCAAGTTCTGCGACCGCTGCGACCGCGTGCGGTTGACCGCCGATGGCCAGTTCCGCAACTGCCTGTTCTCCCACGAGGAGTCGGACCTGCGCACCCTGATGCGCGACGGCGCGGATGATGACCGGCTGGCGGAGGCGATGATCGCATGCGTGGCGCGCAAGCTCCCTGGGCATGGGATCGACGACCCGAGCTTTGTGCAGCCGAGCCGGCCGATGAGCGCTATCGGGGGTTAG
- a CDS encoding DUF4288 domain-containing protein, with the protein MTQAAALNWYSVRCVFIGRPPDRPHYIYEERITVWQAPSPEAAIAKAEEEAEQYVEVFENDTYVGMAQCYWMYDELRDGAEVFSLMRDSTLEPDEYVKTFFRTGAEHEGDVSESPEP; encoded by the coding sequence ATGACGCAGGCCGCGGCACTCAATTGGTACTCAGTGCGGTGTGTTTTCATAGGTCGTCCGCCCGACAGACCTCATTACATCTATGAGGAACGCATCACCGTATGGCAGGCTCCTTCGCCTGAAGCTGCGATTGCGAAGGCAGAAGAAGAGGCCGAGCAGTACGTTGAAGTCTTCGAGAACGACACCTACGTTGGCATGGCTCAGTGTTACTGGATGTACGACGAGTTGCGTGATGGCGCCGAGGTGTTCTCATTGATGCGCGACTCCACGCTCGAGCCAGATGAGTACGTTAAGACGTTCTTTCGCACCGGCGCAGAGCATGAAGGCGACGTGTCTGAATCGCCGGAACCGTGA
- a CDS encoding DUF4365 domain-containing protein — protein sequence MRAADVPAFPKRSRSHVLEDASRDRFRSLVHETGAMATDRREHDYGIDVDVEITSNGQLTGLGFAVQLKATSEVKSGPQVRIRVETLNYWRALDQLVLLVLWDASSDTFWCRWAHRIDPYRNKPGQKTMTVTFTADDQLSAAAWSQLEAEVAAARELKRGYAQFPLRVRLRAQGSVGGNSAGQIKVKALRALRVFDALVDADATEVPHVDVRIARDEIHFQPPGRAGGVLHYGTGRGGASIAPDRLVSDICLAIAHELDALGYHDASTPLVLGHWRQSTMAYQGLHGFAVRTLAAYGSIDDAISLAKDVDDSPDAVGPVSLVALSLMPGAFAWRDRLAEEIRQWVMRRHRDASPEVVRIALDRARQLVASEDHDRAYELALYAEDLDSTLADDPHWQRQIAGHAFLSSRYSDAAARYEIAVEAGDLSASALLGDALLWSGRYLEAAEIWKADNSLEGEYRAKARCFEPLRGALEIAEQARDSFEAEMTWAPGEHSWTTCVKALRHDMLFAPALSWLADQLLSPELFDGEPQPESDSEPEGVIDALRGFEYHVAVCAALAYPTLPGLWQRVILIAPLGDATLYRDVVMVANRMCGAEIIDFLYEQELNADAEMVAEIFADYGVDRKPGSE from the coding sequence TTGCGCGCGGCCGATGTTCCGGCATTCCCAAAGCGCTCTCGATCACACGTACTTGAAGACGCGAGTCGTGACAGGTTCCGCAGCCTGGTGCACGAGACGGGAGCCATGGCGACTGATCGTCGCGAGCACGATTACGGCATCGACGTTGACGTCGAAATCACTTCAAACGGCCAGTTGACTGGTTTGGGATTCGCGGTTCAACTCAAAGCCACGAGTGAAGTTAAGTCCGGACCTCAAGTCCGCATTCGGGTCGAGACTCTCAACTACTGGCGAGCGTTGGATCAGCTTGTGCTGCTAGTGCTCTGGGATGCGAGCTCGGACACGTTCTGGTGCCGCTGGGCCCATCGCATCGACCCGTATAGGAACAAGCCCGGGCAGAAGACTATGACGGTCACATTCACCGCTGACGACCAACTCTCGGCCGCCGCGTGGAGCCAACTTGAAGCCGAAGTCGCCGCCGCACGGGAACTGAAGCGCGGGTACGCACAGTTCCCCTTGCGCGTGAGGTTGCGCGCGCAAGGGAGCGTAGGTGGGAACTCAGCTGGGCAGATCAAGGTGAAGGCGCTTCGGGCGCTGCGGGTATTCGATGCCCTCGTCGACGCTGACGCCACTGAAGTGCCGCATGTCGACGTGCGGATCGCTCGGGACGAGATCCACTTTCAGCCGCCAGGGCGTGCAGGAGGCGTGCTTCACTACGGTACTGGTCGCGGCGGCGCGAGCATTGCCCCCGATCGATTGGTGTCCGACATATGCCTCGCGATCGCGCACGAACTCGACGCACTTGGCTATCACGACGCCTCAACTCCGCTTGTCCTTGGTCATTGGCGACAGAGCACCATGGCGTATCAGGGACTCCACGGCTTCGCTGTGCGGACACTAGCCGCGTACGGGTCCATAGATGACGCGATCAGTCTGGCGAAAGACGTGGACGACAGCCCCGACGCCGTCGGGCCCGTGAGTCTCGTGGCGCTAAGTTTGATGCCCGGAGCGTTCGCGTGGCGGGATCGCCTGGCCGAAGAGATCCGGCAGTGGGTAATGCGTCGGCATCGCGATGCCTCACCGGAAGTGGTACGAATCGCGCTCGACCGCGCCCGCCAACTCGTTGCCTCGGAAGACCATGATCGTGCATACGAGTTGGCTCTGTATGCAGAGGATCTTGACTCCACCCTGGCGGACGACCCCCATTGGCAACGCCAGATTGCAGGCCACGCTTTCCTCTCTAGTCGGTACAGCGATGCGGCGGCACGCTATGAAATTGCCGTCGAGGCTGGAGATCTCAGCGCCTCGGCGCTCTTGGGCGACGCGTTGCTCTGGTCGGGAAGATATCTCGAGGCCGCCGAAATATGGAAAGCGGACAACAGCCTCGAAGGCGAGTATCGCGCCAAGGCCCGTTGCTTCGAACCTCTGCGCGGTGCCCTGGAAATCGCCGAGCAAGCCCGCGACTCTTTCGAAGCTGAGATGACGTGGGCTCCGGGAGAGCACTCTTGGACGACCTGCGTGAAAGCGCTGCGTCACGACATGCTCTTCGCGCCAGCCCTGAGCTGGCTCGCGGACCAACTCCTGTCACCCGAGCTCTTCGACGGCGAACCCCAACCTGAAAGCGACTCCGAGCCGGAAGGTGTGATCGACGCGCTTCGGGGGTTCGAGTACCACGTGGCGGTGTGCGCCGCGTTGGCCTACCCCACGCTGCCGGGACTCTGGCAGCGGGTCATTCTCATAGCACCGCTCGGCGACGCGACTCTCTACCGTGACGTTGTCATGGTCGCGAATCGAATGTGTGGCGCAGAGATCATCGACTTTCTCTACGAGCAGGAACTGAATGCGGACGCAGAAATGGTCGCGGAGATCTTCGCCGACTATGGAGTCGACCGGAAGCCCGGGTCCGAGTAG
- a CDS encoding DUF6000 family protein, whose translation MSTPSEELLSRCVRPYYLAMMGSNAASHEVPYDALGELAALTADEDVEVLLGSHWRARVMGAWLSAGRTSASINGALLRSLETSQGLLTSTPLAAVAVVNSGEAAVPALEAYLDAHVQHNWGRPGVIVAALEYVGGAVDGLSAGGDERATLAAMVAVAERVGALNANG comes from the coding sequence GTGTCGACGCCCTCCGAGGAACTCCTTTCACGGTGCGTGCGGCCGTACTACCTGGCGATGATGGGTTCGAACGCCGCTTCGCATGAGGTGCCATACGACGCACTAGGAGAGCTCGCCGCTCTGACCGCGGACGAGGACGTCGAAGTCCTCCTCGGCTCACATTGGCGGGCTCGCGTGATGGGGGCATGGCTCAGCGCTGGCAGGACGAGCGCTTCCATTAACGGCGCGCTCCTTCGAAGTCTCGAGACCTCGCAGGGATTGCTGACGTCTACGCCGCTAGCCGCAGTTGCGGTGGTGAACTCCGGTGAAGCTGCAGTCCCCGCCCTAGAGGCCTATCTGGATGCTCACGTGCAGCACAACTGGGGTAGGCCCGGCGTCATTGTGGCCGCGCTTGAATACGTCGGTGGAGCTGTCGATGGATTGTCGGCCGGCGGGGATGAGCGTGCCACCCTGGCTGCCATGGTTGCAGTCGCAGAGCGAGTGGGAGCCTTGAACGCGAACGGGTGA
- a CDS encoding molybdenum cofactor biosynthesis protein MoaE, whose amino-acid sequence MPAIAALSSLPLSLDAHVAAVADPTHGAVATFVGLVRDHDPSVEGEVTHLEYSAHPDAAATLERVVAEVEARHDAVLALTHRVGLLGVGEPAIVAAAASAHRAEAFAACRDAVERVKAELPVWKREILSDGSHTWVGIT is encoded by the coding sequence ATGCCCGCCATCGCCGCGCTGTCTTCTTTGCCCTTGTCTCTCGACGCTCACGTGGCGGCCGTGGCCGACCCCACCCACGGCGCGGTGGCGACGTTTGTGGGGCTGGTGCGCGATCACGATCCGAGCGTTGAGGGCGAGGTGACGCACCTCGAGTACTCGGCTCACCCTGACGCCGCCGCCACTCTTGAGCGTGTGGTGGCCGAGGTGGAGGCACGCCATGATGCCGTGTTGGCGCTCACGCATCGCGTGGGGCTGCTGGGCGTGGGCGAACCCGCGATTGTGGCTGCCGCGGCGTCGGCGCATCGGGCGGAGGCGTTTGCCGCCTGCCGGGACGCGGTGGAGCGCGTCAAGGCGGAGCTTCCGGTGTGGAAGCGCGAAATCCTGTCCGACGGTTCGCACACCTGGGTGGGGATCACATGA
- a CDS encoding nucleotidyltransferase domain-containing protein: MQLQSPFAVLTPTLDGEILAVLARIESSLTVGQIQSLLPDRSDEGIRKALRRLSAQGIVDSERVSSVIGHRLNRRHLAAPQVIAIARLRDALVERMQENLEAWPTPPRWTALFGSAARGEMRVDSDIDLFLVDPGVDAELWETLTSAFAADVSAWTGNDLRILSLTEPEVRLGAAKRDPIIESLLADALVVSGPTDWLRRTARSARR, from the coding sequence ATGCAGTTACAGAGTCCGTTCGCGGTGCTGACGCCGACCCTGGACGGTGAGATCTTGGCGGTCCTCGCTCGAATCGAGTCGAGCCTCACCGTCGGGCAAATTCAATCGCTGCTTCCTGATCGCTCGGATGAGGGGATCAGGAAGGCACTGCGTCGACTGAGCGCGCAGGGCATCGTGGACTCCGAACGGGTGAGCTCTGTCATCGGTCACCGGCTAAATCGACGCCATCTTGCGGCGCCGCAGGTGATCGCGATCGCGCGCCTGCGCGACGCGCTGGTGGAACGCATGCAAGAGAACCTCGAGGCTTGGCCAACACCGCCGCGTTGGACTGCACTATTCGGTTCGGCCGCTCGGGGCGAGATGCGCGTGGATTCAGACATCGACCTATTTCTGGTCGATCCCGGCGTCGATGCCGAACTGTGGGAGACACTGACCAGCGCGTTCGCAGCCGACGTGTCAGCGTGGACAGGGAACGACCTGCGCATTCTGAGTCTCACAGAACCAGAGGTGCGGCTTGGCGCCGCCAAGCGAGACCCGATCATCGAGTCGCTGCTGGCCGACGCGCTGGTGGTGTCAGGGCCGACAGATTGGCTGCGCCGCACTGCGAGGAGTGCTCGGCGATGA